One Thermococcus eurythermalis DNA segment encodes these proteins:
- a CDS encoding Ntn hydrolase family protein, which produces MFWMTLVLALKWIWDREKNHDAVLMVSDSRVTYGPVTYEAKKIHPVFVNGIPVAIAGGSGDAAIVKYGYHVVDTVTQKYIETEGENTTPTQEEFRWIVGEVEKALIKRFRELREMGIDVSFNMILSSVDPNGRASIYHFDSRGLAEPVHDTPGFAIIGSGSITGGLLLLRLLGYSPRVELNWGLLSTFIVDMVSEIDPSVGPFVGESWLMRVEDGKVALGAINEEALREFKEQVRKRKELIQELMLLCDVLGEDKVEELILTSLAEVGEDERREGDNKGQS; this is translated from the coding sequence GTGTTTTGGATGACATTAGTTTTGGCTCTGAAATGGATTTGGGACAGGGAGAAAAACCACGATGCCGTTTTGATGGTCTCGGACTCCAGAGTCACGTACGGCCCTGTAACGTACGAGGCCAAGAAGATTCACCCGGTATTCGTCAATGGCATCCCCGTGGCGATAGCCGGCGGTTCCGGAGACGCCGCGATTGTCAAATACGGGTATCACGTTGTTGATACGGTCACCCAAAAATACATAGAGACTGAAGGCGAGAACACAACGCCAACTCAGGAGGAGTTTCGGTGGATTGTCGGTGAGGTGGAAAAAGCCCTGATTAAGAGGTTCAGAGAGCTTAGGGAGATGGGAATTGACGTGAGCTTCAACATGATTCTGTCAAGTGTAGACCCGAATGGGAGGGCTTCGATATATCACTTCGACAGCAGGGGACTCGCGGAGCCTGTTCACGACACTCCCGGGTTCGCAATAATTGGTTCGGGCTCTATAACCGGCGGCCTTCTGCTCCTTAGACTCCTTGGCTACTCGCCGAGAGTAGAACTTAACTGGGGCCTGCTTTCCACGTTCATAGTGGACATGGTCAGCGAAATTGACCCCTCAGTCGGCCCCTTCGTCGGCGAGAGCTGGCTCATGAGAGTTGAAGACGGAAAAGTAGCCCTCGGCGCCATAAACGAAGAGGCCCTGAGAGAGTTCAAGGAGCAGGTCAGAAAACGGAAGGAGCTGATTCAGGAGCTCATGCTCCTCTGCGATGTCCTTGGCGAGGATAAAGTTGAGGAACTCATCTTAACCTCGCTGGCGGAGGTTGGAGAAGATGAGCGACGTGAGGGAGATAATAAGGGACAGAGTTAA
- a CDS encoding aldo/keto reductase — translation MSTFRDLKGIGDDKVTAIGLGTWGIGGYESPDYSRDEESVEVLRYGLELGINLIDTAEFYGAGHSEELVGRAIEGFDRDELFIISKVWPTNFGYERAKRAVRESAKRLGTYIDLHLLHWPGTEWKRIEETLHALEELVDEGLIHYIGVSNFDLELLKRSQEAMRKYEIVANEVKYSLRDRWPETSGLLDYMKREKIALIAYTPLEKGSLARNPCLAEIGRKYGKTSAQVALNYLIWEENVIAISKAGRKEHIEENAGAMGWRLSREDRERAKLCVV, via the coding sequence GTGAGCACTTTTAGAGACCTGAAAGGTATTGGGGATGATAAGGTAACCGCGATAGGCCTCGGCACCTGGGGAATAGGTGGCTATGAGAGCCCCGACTACTCCAGGGACGAGGAGAGCGTCGAGGTTCTCCGCTACGGCCTTGAGCTGGGAATTAACCTCATAGACACCGCCGAGTTCTACGGCGCTGGTCATTCCGAGGAGCTCGTCGGAAGGGCCATTGAGGGTTTTGATAGGGACGAGCTATTCATCATAAGCAAGGTCTGGCCCACGAACTTTGGCTACGAAAGGGCGAAGAGAGCGGTAAGGGAGAGCGCCAAGAGGCTCGGCACCTACATTGACCTTCACCTCCTCCACTGGCCCGGGACGGAGTGGAAAAGAATAGAAGAGACCCTCCACGCCCTTGAGGAGCTGGTTGATGAGGGACTCATTCACTACATTGGCGTCAGCAACTTCGATTTGGAGCTTCTGAAACGGTCTCAGGAGGCGATGAGAAAGTATGAGATAGTCGCCAACGAGGTGAAGTACTCCCTCCGCGACCGCTGGCCCGAGACGAGCGGCCTGCTAGACTACATGAAGCGCGAGAAGATTGCCCTCATAGCCTACACCCCTCTGGAGAAGGGCTCGCTCGCGAGGAACCCCTGCCTGGCCGAGATTGGAAGAAAATATGGAAAAACATCGGCCCAGGTCGCGCTCAACTACCTGATATGGGAGGAGAACGTTATCGCTATTTCCAAGGCCGGCAGAAAGGAGCACATAGAGGAGAACGCGGGAGCGATGGGGTGGAGGCTGAGCAGGGAAGATAGGGAGAGGGCAAAGTTATGCGTGGTATAA
- a CDS encoding 2,3-bisphosphoglycerate-independent phosphoglycerate mutase: MKQRKGLLIILDGLGDRPIKEFGGKTPLEYANTPNMDRLAKLGILGQQDPIKPGQPAGSDTAHLSIFGYDPYKVYRGRGFLEALGVGLDLDEDDLAFRVNFATIENGIIVDRRAGRISTEEAHELAKAIQENVKLPVDFIFVGATGHRAVLVLKGMAKGYRVGENDPHEAGKPPHRFDYQDEESRKVAEILEEFVRQAHEVLEKHPVNEKRRKEGKPVANYLLIRGAGTYPDIPMKFTEQWKVRAGAVIAVSLVKGVARAIGFDVYTPEGATGEYNTDEMAKAKKTVELLKEYDFVFLHFKPTDAAGHDNNPKLKAEMIEKADRMIGYIIEHINLEDVVIAITGDHSTPCEVMNHSGDPVPLLIAGGGVRPDHTESFGERECMRGGLGRIRGHDIVPIMMDLMNRSEKFGA; the protein is encoded by the coding sequence ATGAAGCAGAGGAAGGGACTCCTCATAATCCTCGACGGACTCGGAGACAGGCCGATTAAAGAGTTTGGAGGAAAGACCCCACTGGAGTACGCCAATACCCCGAACATGGACAGGCTTGCGAAACTCGGAATCCTCGGCCAGCAGGACCCCATAAAGCCGGGCCAGCCAGCCGGAAGCGACACCGCCCACCTCAGCATCTTCGGCTACGACCCCTACAAGGTCTACCGCGGAAGGGGCTTCCTTGAGGCCCTCGGTGTCGGCCTCGACCTCGACGAGGACGACCTGGCCTTCCGTGTGAACTTCGCAACCATCGAGAATGGGATAATCGTTGATAGGAGGGCGGGAAGGATAAGCACTGAGGAAGCCCACGAGCTTGCAAAGGCGATACAGGAGAACGTCAAACTGCCCGTCGACTTCATCTTCGTTGGAGCCACCGGGCACAGGGCCGTTCTGGTCCTCAAGGGCATGGCCAAGGGCTACCGCGTCGGCGAGAATGACCCGCACGAGGCCGGCAAGCCGCCCCATCGCTTTGACTACCAGGACGAGGAGAGCAGGAAGGTCGCCGAGATTCTCGAGGAGTTCGTCAGACAGGCGCACGAGGTTCTTGAGAAGCACCCAGTCAACGAGAAGCGCAGGAAGGAGGGCAAGCCAGTAGCCAATTACCTCCTGATAAGGGGAGCCGGAACCTACCCGGATATCCCGATGAAGTTCACCGAGCAGTGGAAGGTCAGGGCTGGAGCTGTCATAGCGGTCTCGCTCGTCAAGGGCGTCGCAAGGGCGATAGGCTTCGACGTCTACACCCCCGAGGGAGCAACCGGCGAGTACAATACCGACGAGATGGCCAAGGCCAAGAAGACCGTTGAACTGCTCAAGGAGTACGACTTCGTGTTCCTCCACTTCAAGCCGACCGACGCCGCCGGCCACGACAACAACCCGAAGCTCAAGGCGGAGATGATTGAAAAGGCCGACAGAATGATAGGCTACATCATCGAGCATATCAACCTAGAGGACGTGGTCATAGCGATAACGGGCGACCACAGCACACCGTGTGAGGTCATGAACCACAGCGGAGACCCGGTTCCGCTCCTCATAGCCGGCGGTGGTGTCAGGCCGGACCACACCGAGAGCTTCGGCGAGCGCGAGTGCATGCGTGGCGGGCTCGGTAGGATAAGGGGTCACGACATAGTGCCCATAATGATGGACCTCATGAACCGCTCCGAGAAGTTTGGGGCCTGA
- a CDS encoding calcium/sodium antiporter — translation MLEFAVWTLSIIIGIAILVLAGDKLSDKIIEVARKAGISPLVISIVLVSLSTTLPEITTSALASYQGVNGIALGNALGSIFANIALILGLASMIKPLTAGKSAYENSLVMLASLVLLILLSLDGTLSRLDGLLLLLAYAVYLRWLLKKHARSEVDWEPSGNVTPLDYVLLIVLGLFLVGGAEAVVFGGKNIAQAFGISDFVIGATIVAIGTSLPEMTNALYGAIRERGSISVGNIIGANIMNALVVLGVASVIRPLPTGASVLTILLVLLAMLPMIVSLKRTSGIDRRVGAYFLALYALYLVLMFSGVEL, via the coding sequence ATGCTTGAGTTCGCAGTATGGACGCTCTCAATAATCATCGGAATAGCGATTCTCGTGCTTGCAGGGGACAAGCTGTCGGACAAGATAATCGAGGTCGCGAGGAAGGCCGGAATCTCGCCCCTCGTCATAAGCATCGTCCTCGTAAGCCTTTCAACGACCCTTCCCGAGATAACGACGAGCGCCCTCGCGAGCTACCAGGGCGTCAATGGAATAGCCCTCGGAAACGCTCTTGGCAGTATTTTCGCGAACATAGCCCTGATCCTCGGCTTGGCCTCGATGATTAAACCCCTGACTGCTGGTAAATCCGCGTATGAAAACTCTCTCGTTATGCTGGCCTCTCTGGTGCTCCTCATACTGCTCTCCCTCGACGGCACCCTCAGCCGGCTCGACGGACTTCTGCTCCTCCTTGCCTACGCGGTCTACCTCCGCTGGCTTCTCAAGAAGCACGCGAGAAGCGAGGTCGATTGGGAGCCGAGCGGGAACGTTACGCCCCTCGACTACGTTCTCCTAATCGTCCTCGGCCTCTTCCTCGTCGGCGGTGCTGAGGCAGTCGTTTTCGGTGGCAAGAACATTGCCCAGGCCTTTGGAATCTCGGACTTCGTGATAGGGGCGACCATCGTCGCAATTGGAACGTCCCTCCCCGAGATGACCAACGCCCTCTACGGGGCGATAAGGGAGCGCGGGAGCATAAGCGTCGGCAACATAATCGGTGCCAACATAATGAACGCCCTCGTCGTTTTGGGGGTTGCGTCGGTCATAAGGCCCCTCCCAACTGGAGCATCGGTGCTGACAATCCTGCTGGTTCTCCTTGCAATGCTTCCGATGATAGTTTCGCTGAAGAGAACAAGCGGGATAGACAGGCGCGTCGGGGCTTACTTTCTGGCCCTCTACGCTCTCTACCTCGTGCTGATGTTCTCCGGCGTGGAACTGTAA
- a CDS encoding HIT family protein → MKVLWAPWRIEYIRSPKHDGCIFCDFPKENRDKERLILYRGKHAFVIMNNYPYNPGHVMVAPYRHVANWEELTDEELLEIMKLTQLMIRAIKKAMNPDGFNLGVNLGRVAGAGIDSHVHLHIVPRWNGDTNFMPVIADTKVIPESLEEAYDELKRAIEEVERES, encoded by the coding sequence ATGAAAGTCCTGTGGGCACCGTGGAGAATCGAGTACATACGCTCACCCAAGCACGACGGCTGTATCTTCTGCGACTTCCCGAAGGAGAACAGGGACAAAGAGAGACTAATCCTCTACCGAGGAAAGCACGCCTTCGTCATAATGAACAACTACCCCTACAACCCAGGCCACGTCATGGTTGCGCCTTACAGGCACGTCGCCAACTGGGAGGAGCTGACCGACGAGGAGTTGCTCGAGATAATGAAGCTTACCCAGCTCATGATTAGGGCGATAAAGAAGGCCATGAACCCGGACGGCTTCAACCTCGGCGTGAACCTCGGCAGGGTAGCGGGGGCAGGAATAGACAGCCACGTTCACCTCCACATAGTCCCGCGCTGGAACGGCGACACGAACTTCATGCCGGTAATAGCGGACACCAAGGTTATCCCCGAATCGCTTGAGGAGGCCTACGACGAGCTCAAGAGGGCCATAGAGGAAGTCGAGAGGGAAAGTTGA
- a CDS encoding TRAM domain-containing protein, producing the protein MSGLEGKALPPGSPVKRGERYKVRIETLGKDGDGIARIKGFVVFVPNTEVGEEVQIEIKNVKERFAFGEVVG; encoded by the coding sequence GTGTCTGGATTGGAGGGAAAAGCATTACCTCCAGGAAGCCCCGTAAAGAGGGGCGAGCGCTACAAGGTTCGGATTGAAACCCTTGGAAAAGATGGAGACGGCATCGCCAGGATTAAGGGCTTTGTGGTTTTTGTGCCAAACACCGAGGTTGGGGAAGAAGTCCAGATCGAGATAAAAAACGTGAAAGAGCGCTTTGCCTTTGGGGAGGTCGTCGGCTGA